From Caminibacter mediatlanticus TB-2, the proteins below share one genomic window:
- a CDS encoding YqhA family protein — protein sequence MKDRSFLESIFEGTLWKGRLIAILAVIFGMVGAIAIFLVASADIWHIAVLTYKYFFANYHPENFHEILIGGIIGAVDLYLIAVVLLIFSFGIYELFISEIDDAEESEVGSKILAIHNLDELKDKLGKVVVMVLIVSFFKKVIHMDFSTPLDMLYLAGSILALALALYYMHKGAH from the coding sequence ATGAAAGATAGAAGTTTTTTAGAATCAATATTTGAAGGAACTTTATGGAAAGGTAGACTTATTGCAATACTTGCAGTTATTTTTGGTATGGTAGGTGCTATTGCTATTTTCTTAGTTGCAAGTGCAGATATTTGGCATATAGCAGTATTAACATATAAGTACTTTTTTGCTAATTATCATCCAGAAAATTTTCATGAAATTTTAATAGGAGGAATAATTGGAGCAGTGGACTTATATTTAATTGCAGTTGTTTTACTTATTTTTTCTTTTGGGATTTATGAACTTTTTATTAGTGAAATTGATGATGCAGAAGAGAGTGAAGTTGGAAGTAAAATTTTGGCAATTCATAATTTAGATGAGCTTAAAGATAAACTTGGAAAAGTTGTTGTTATGGTTTTAATTGTAAGTTTTTTCAAAAAAGTAATTCATATGGATTTTTCTACTCCTCTTGATATGTTATATCTTGCTGGAAGTATTTTAGCATTAGCCTTAGCATTATATTATATGCATAAAGGTGCACATTAA
- a CDS encoding aspartate-semialdehyde dehydrogenase, translated as MYNVAIVGATGAVGEELFRVLEEYNFPVKKLVPLASARSVGKEVEFKGETLKVKELTCDVFEKEEIDIAFFSAGGSVSAKFAPCAVKAGAVVIDNTSYFRMDKDVPLVVPEVNPEDIALWRKKGIIANPNCSTIQMVISLAPLHKEFNIKRVEVATYQAVSGAGKKGMEELFEQMRAIFNFKLDKVVDEREVFQYQIALNVIPHIDKFMDNGFTREEMKMVNETNKIMHSNIEVAPTCVRVPVLRSHSEAITIHCEKEVDVKRAREVLESFEDIKVIDNPEKNEYPMPIIATDTDYVYVGRIRKDLFDNKTLHFFNVADQLRVGAATNAVRIALKWIEMEGEKFLKEKDK; from the coding sequence ATGTATAATGTAGCAATTGTAGGTGCAACTGGTGCAGTTGGAGAAGAGTTATTTAGGGTATTAGAAGAATATAATTTTCCTGTAAAAAAATTAGTCCCACTTGCAAGTGCAAGAAGTGTAGGAAAAGAAGTTGAATTTAAAGGAGAGACTCTTAAAGTAAAAGAGTTAACTTGTGATGTATTTGAAAAAGAAGAAATTGATATTGCTTTTTTTAGTGCAGGTGGAAGTGTTAGTGCAAAATTTGCACCATGTGCTGTAAAAGCAGGAGCAGTTGTAATTGATAATACAAGTTATTTTAGAATGGATAAAGATGTACCACTTGTAGTGCCAGAAGTAAATCCAGAAGATATTGCATTATGGAGAAAAAAAGGGATTATTGCAAATCCAAATTGTTCTACTATTCAAATGGTAATAAGTTTAGCACCACTTCATAAAGAATTTAATATTAAAAGAGTAGAAGTAGCTACTTATCAAGCTGTAAGTGGGGCTGGTAAGAAAGGAATGGAAGAGTTGTTTGAGCAAATGAGAGCAATATTTAATTTTAAACTTGATAAAGTTGTGGATGAGAGAGAAGTATTTCAATATCAAATAGCACTTAATGTAATACCGCATATTGATAAATTTATGGATAATGGCTTTACAAGAGAAGAGATGAAAATGGTAAATGAAACAAATAAAATTATGCACTCAAATATTGAAGTTGCTCCAACTTGTGTAAGAGTACCAGTACTTAGGAGTCATAGTGAAGCTATTACTATTCATTGTGAAAAAGAAGTTGATGTAAAAAGAGCAAGAGAAGTATTAGAGAGTTTTGAAGATATAAAAGTGATTGATAATCCAGAAAAAAATGAATATCCAATGCCTATTATTGCAACAGATACAGATTATGTGTATGTTGGTAGAATTAGAAAAGACTTGTTTGATAATAAAACACTTCACTTTTTTAATGTAGCTGACCAATTAAGAGTTGGGGCTGCAACTAATGCAGTTAGAATCGCTCTTAAATGGATTGAAATGGAAGGCGAAAAATTTTTAAAAGAAAAGGATAAATAA
- a CDS encoding sigma-54-dependent transcriptional regulator has product MKVAIVEDDINMRKSLSLALKSYGFEIVEFRNATDALKKLDDSIDLIITDITMPKMDGIEFVKELNGKYEVIMITGNATLNRAIECIRLGVKDFLTKPFEIEDLIAAIKRQERVKKVTKGKKNKIKLDFIAEDKNTKKVLEIAKKVAPTKANVLLLGESGVGKEEFAKFIHQNSGRSGEFIAVNMSAIPENLIESELFGYEKGAFTDAVKEKKGLFELAEGGTLFLDEIAEMPYHLQAKLLRVLQEREFYRLGGTKPKKLDVRIISATNQNIEERIKSNKFREDLYYRLNTIPIKIPPLRERKNDILPIAKNILENVIKEYNLEDKFLNKDAENKLLSYEWPGNIRELINVIQRAAILSESNEITDKDIIF; this is encoded by the coding sequence GTGAAAGTAGCAATTGTTGAAGATGATATTAATATGAGGAAATCCCTATCTCTTGCCTTAAAATCATATGGATTTGAAATAGTAGAATTTAGAAATGCTACTGATGCATTAAAAAAACTTGATGATAGTATTGATTTAATAATTACAGATATTACTATGCCAAAAATGGATGGAATTGAATTTGTAAAAGAACTTAATGGCAAATATGAAGTAATTATGATAACAGGAAATGCAACTTTAAATAGAGCAATTGAGTGTATAAGACTTGGTGTTAAAGATTTTTTAACAAAGCCATTTGAAATTGAGGATTTAATAGCTGCAATTAAAAGACAAGAGAGAGTAAAAAAGGTTACAAAAGGTAAAAAGAATAAAATAAAGTTAGATTTTATAGCAGAAGATAAAAATACAAAAAAAGTTTTAGAAATAGCTAAAAAAGTAGCACCAACAAAAGCAAATGTATTATTACTTGGAGAAAGCGGAGTTGGAAAAGAAGAGTTTGCTAAATTTATTCACCAAAATAGTGGAAGAAGTGGGGAATTTATTGCTGTTAATATGAGTGCAATACCTGAAAATTTAATTGAAAGTGAGCTTTTTGGTTATGAGAAGGGTGCTTTTACTGATGCAGTTAAAGAAAAAAAAGGTCTTTTTGAGTTAGCAGAGGGTGGGACCTTATTTTTAGATGAGATTGCTGAGATGCCTTATCATCTTCAAGCAAAGCTTCTTAGAGTACTTCAAGAGAGAGAGTTTTACAGACTTGGAGGTACTAAACCTAAAAAGCTTGATGTAAGAATAATTAGTGCTACAAATCAAAATATTGAAGAGAGAATAAAAAGCAATAAATTTAGAGAAGATTTATATTATAGATTAAATACTATTCCAATTAAAATTCCGCCTTTAAGAGAGAGAAAAAATGATATACTTCCAATTGCAAAAAATATTTTAGAAAATGTAATAAAAGAATACAATTTAGAAGATAAATTTTTAAATAAAGATGCTGAAAATAAATTATTAAGTTATGAATGGCCTGGAAATATAAGAGAATTAATAAATGTTATTCAAAGGGCAGCTATTTTGAGTGAAAGTAATGAAATTACTGATAAAGATATTATTTTTTAA
- a CDS encoding LPP20 family lipoprotein — MKNYFFLIGIGFLLTGCCTKSNASSIPLSNNKNVVKKQINNSLCFIDNSLQTQSCILKIEGSGEGVVPTDAVSMSQAKVMARRAAILDAYRNLAEKLYGVRIEGKDTVKNMILQNSTLRSYVQGLIKGAVIEEENYKDGTYSVVLSVKLNPQEWNKYLNQ; from the coding sequence TTGAAAAATTATTTCTTTTTAATTGGAATAGGTTTTCTTTTAACTGGTTGTTGTACTAAATCTAATGCAAGTTCAATTCCTCTAAGTAATAACAAAAATGTTGTTAAAAAACAGATAAATAACTCATTATGTTTTATTGATAATTCTTTACAAACACAAAGTTGTATTTTAAAAATTGAAGGAAGTGGAGAGGGTGTTGTACCAACTGATGCAGTTAGTATGTCTCAGGCAAAAGTTATGGCAAGAAGAGCAGCAATTCTTGATGCATATAGGAATTTAGCAGAAAAATTATATGGAGTAAGAATTGAAGGTAAAGATACAGTTAAAAATATGATTTTGCAAAATTCTACACTTAGAAGTTATGTTCAAGGATTAATAAAAGGAGCAGTTATAGAAGAAGAAAATTATAAAGATGGAACATATAGTGTAGTTTTGAGTGTAAAACTTAATCCTCAGGAGTGGAACAAATATTTAAATCAATAG
- the gyrA gene encoding DNA gyrase subunit A, with product MQVIPVKIEDTLAKSYLEYSMSVIVGRALPDVRDGLKPVHRRILYAMYKMGITSSSPYKKSARIVGDVIGKYHPHGDSAVYEALVRMAQDFSMREPLIDGQGNFGSIDGDNAAAMRYTEARLTKIAEELLKDIDKDTVDFIPNYDGTEKEPVVLPARFPNLLVNGSSGIAVGMATNIPPHNLGELIDALVYMIDNKETNLEDILQFIKGPDFPTGGIIFGRGGILEAYKSGRGSIKIRAKHHIEHRGNREIIVIDELPYQVNKAKLIEKISELVKDKIIDGISEIRDESDREGIRVVIELKKDAMSEIILNNLYKHTQMQVSFGINMLAILDKEPKLFNLMEILNTFIKFRKTVVIRRTIYELEEAKKRAHILEGLLIALANIDEVVTIIKNSQSSKEAKTNLIERFDLSEVQAQAILDMKLSRLTSLETNKLQKEYDELQEKIAYLTSILKEESVLNNVIKEEFLEIRKKYANERKTEIVDDYDDIDIEDLIPNEDMVVTITHRGYVKRVPLKTYERQNRGGKGKKALTTYENDFIEDFYIAKAHDTLMIITNKGQLHWLKVYKIPEGSRTSKGKAIVNLINLDKDEKIQTIIKTSDFDENKSLAFFTKNGIVKRTNLSEFKNIRSTGVRAIVIDKDDELVTAKIVKEDDKYLFIVTKKGMAIRFPVDAVREMGRNARGVKGITFKIEGDEVVGALSLRDEKQEILSVSEKGFGKRTEAEAYRLTNRGGKGVIAMKLTNKTGDLVGVVATEENHDLMLLTSKGKMIRVSIDSISKTGKNTQGVRLVRLDDDDKVVSVAKTPSQKEELLIEE from the coding sequence ATGCAAGTAATTCCTGTAAAAATTGAAGATACATTAGCTAAGAGCTATTTAGAATACTCTATGAGTGTAATTGTAGGGAGGGCTTTACCAGATGTAAGAGATGGATTAAAGCCAGTCCATAGAAGAATTTTATATGCAATGTATAAAATGGGAATAACCTCTTCAAGCCCTTATAAAAAATCAGCAAGAATTGTTGGAGATGTTATAGGTAAGTATCATCCTCATGGAGACAGTGCAGTTTATGAAGCTCTTGTAAGAATGGCACAAGATTTTTCAATGAGAGAGCCTTTAATTGATGGCCAAGGTAACTTTGGAAGCATTGATGGTGATAATGCAGCTGCAATGCGTTATACAGAAGCAAGGCTAACTAAAATTGCAGAAGAGCTTTTAAAAGATATTGATAAAGATACAGTAGATTTTATTCCAAATTATGATGGAACAGAAAAAGAACCAGTAGTACTTCCTGCAAGATTTCCAAATTTGCTTGTAAATGGAAGTAGTGGTATTGCAGTTGGAATGGCAACAAATATTCCTCCGCATAATTTAGGAGAGTTAATTGATGCATTAGTTTATATGATTGATAATAAAGAAACTAATTTAGAAGATATTTTACAATTTATAAAAGGTCCTGATTTTCCAACAGGTGGTATTATTTTTGGAAGAGGAGGAATTCTTGAAGCATATAAAAGTGGAAGAGGTAGTATAAAAATTAGAGCAAAACATCATATTGAACATCGCGGCAATAGAGAAATAATTGTTATAGATGAACTTCCATATCAAGTTAATAAAGCAAAATTGATAGAAAAAATTAGTGAACTTGTAAAAGATAAAATTATTGATGGTATTAGTGAAATTAGAGATGAGAGTGATAGAGAAGGAATACGAGTTGTAATTGAGCTTAAAAAAGATGCAATGAGTGAAATTATTTTAAATAATTTATATAAGCATACTCAAATGCAAGTTAGTTTTGGAATTAATATGCTTGCAATTTTAGATAAAGAACCAAAACTATTTAATTTAATGGAAATTTTAAATACTTTTATTAAATTTAGAAAAACAGTTGTTATTAGAAGAACTATTTATGAACTTGAAGAGGCTAAAAAAAGAGCTCATATTTTAGAAGGGTTATTAATTGCCCTTGCAAATATTGATGAAGTAGTAACAATTATTAAAAATTCTCAGTCTTCAAAAGAAGCTAAAACTAATTTAATTGAAAGATTTGATTTAAGCGAAGTTCAAGCTCAGGCTATTTTAGATATGAAACTTAGTCGTTTAACTTCTCTTGAAACTAATAAGCTTCAAAAAGAGTATGACGAACTTCAAGAAAAAATTGCATATTTAACTTCTATTTTAAAAGAAGAGAGTGTTTTAAATAATGTTATAAAAGAAGAGTTTTTAGAAATTAGAAAAAAATATGCAAATGAAAGAAAAACTGAAATTGTAGATGATTATGATGATATTGATATTGAAGACTTAATTCCAAATGAGGATATGGTTGTAACTATAACCCATAGAGGTTATGTAAAAAGAGTACCTCTAAAAACATATGAAAGACAAAATAGAGGAGGTAAAGGTAAAAAAGCTTTAACTACATATGAAAATGATTTTATTGAAGATTTTTATATCGCAAAAGCTCATGATACATTAATGATTATTACAAACAAAGGACAACTTCACTGGTTAAAAGTTTATAAAATTCCAGAAGGTAGTAGAACAAGTAAAGGAAAAGCTATTGTAAATTTAATAAATCTTGATAAAGATGAAAAAATTCAAACTATTATTAAAACAAGTGATTTTGATGAAAATAAATCGTTAGCATTCTTCACAAAAAATGGAATTGTAAAAAGGACTAATTTAAGTGAATTTAAAAATATAAGAAGTACAGGAGTTAGGGCAATTGTTATTGATAAAGATGATGAATTAGTAACTGCAAAAATTGTAAAAGAAGATGATAAGTATCTATTTATTGTAACTAAAAAAGGAATGGCTATAAGATTTCCTGTTGATGCTGTAAGAGAAATGGGTAGAAATGCAAGAGGAGTTAAGGGTATTACTTTTAAAATAGAAGGTGATGAGGTAGTTGGGGCTTTATCACTTAGAGATGAAAAACAAGAAATTTTAAGTGTTAGTGAAAAAGGTTTTGGAAAACGCACAGAGGCTGAAGCGTATAGACTTACTAATAGGGGTGGTAAAGGTGTTATTGCAATGAAACTTACAAATAAAACAGGTGATTTAGTAGGTGTTGTAGCAACAGAAGAAAATCACGATTTAATGCTTTTAACAAGTAAAGGTAAAATGATAAGAGTTAGTATTGACTCTATTTCTAAAACGGGAAAAAATACCCAAGGTGTAAGACTTGTAAGACTTGATGATGATGATAAAGTAGTAAGTGTTGCAAAAACTCCTTCACAAAAAGAAGAACTTCTTATAGAAGAATAA
- a CDS encoding ComF family protein translates to MIFSCIICNNVSFEIICKNCQKEFLKPEIKFKDNIVSFYEYEEISFLIKYKYEKFGSSVFKILAKNSLKLFVKEFKEKAFVIPIDDKIDKGFSHTAILVKSMKTKYLTPLFFTLHSTNNFQYAGKNLEERLKNPRNFKYIGPKNIDVILVDDITTTGLTLQEAKEVLQHNKVNVLFSVVLAR, encoded by the coding sequence ATGATTTTTAGTTGTATTATTTGTAATAATGTTAGTTTTGAGATAATTTGTAAAAATTGTCAAAAAGAGTTTTTAAAACCTGAAATTAAATTCAAAGATAATATTGTAAGTTTTTATGAATATGAAGAGATTAGTTTTTTAATTAAATATAAGTATGAAAAGTTTGGGAGTAGTGTTTTTAAAATATTAGCTAAAAATTCTTTAAAGCTGTTTGTTAAAGAATTTAAAGAGAAAGCTTTTGTTATTCCTATTGATGATAAAATAGATAAAGGTTTTTCTCATACTGCAATTTTAGTAAAATCAATGAAAACAAAATACTTAACCCCTCTTTTTTTTACACTCCATTCTACAAATAATTTTCAATATGCAGGAAAAAATTTAGAAGAGAGGCTTAAAAATCCAAGGAATTTTAAATATATAGGTCCTAAAAATATAGATGTTATATTAGTTGATGATATAACTACAACAGGTCTTACTTTACAAGAAGCAAAAGAGGTCTTACAACACAATAAAGTAAATGTTTTATTTAGTGTTGTGTTAGCAAGATAG
- a CDS encoding DUF3293 domain-containing protein, protein MKFDVIGIGDYIGKCIYDEAEDALMVGDEIVVDFKKKYKDYLKYTKFLINNPWGREWISFQFIPNKKAIMQRPFAIITAHNPKDLILNDFLNFIRNTELEGVIKTLKYEYMTSIGELFDYNEESFIIFDISKQEALRLGNMFDQDTIFYNSGREITITKCESKKDILIYNYEKHFKDE, encoded by the coding sequence ATGAAATTTGATGTAATAGGGATAGGTGATTATATAGGAAAATGTATTTATGATGAAGCAGAAGATGCTTTAATGGTAGGCGATGAGATAGTTGTAGATTTTAAAAAAAAATATAAAGATTATTTAAAATATACAAAATTTTTAATAAATAATCCATGGGGAAGAGAGTGGATTAGTTTTCAATTTATTCCAAATAAAAAAGCAATAATGCAAAGACCTTTTGCAATAATTACAGCTCATAATCCAAAAGATTTAATACTAAATGACTTTTTAAATTTTATTAGGAATACTGAACTTGAAGGTGTTATAAAAACTTTAAAGTATGAATATATGACAAGTATAGGTGAGCTTTTTGATTATAATGAAGAATCTTTTATAATTTTTGATATTTCAAAACAAGAAGCTTTGCGTCTTGGTAATATGTTTGACCAAGATACTATTTTTTATAATTCAGGAAGAGAAATAACAATAACTAAATGTGAAAGTAAAAAAGACATATTAATTTATAATTATGAAAAACATTTTAAGGATGAATAA
- a CDS encoding transglycosylase SLT domain-containing protein has protein sequence MKKIVLFIPFFLFALDLNYLLNKPKSYVRDFYLTEFMKETNSIVLAYKAYNALYKKRPFLHLRILSKKSPIFKEIYRCVNVKKEYLREVDISCILNNGLSLRTISKLNNSDLLYLYKNLKDGKVKSAVFSFLNNDFSNIFKDRDLGYYFILNYPNKKIDQEIKDFSIFEDKYFYQFVKSAVLNDLVLIRMSLSKNLNYKRMNDKVKWWLFLNEMKFKNYEKAKKILKSIKKKTSKEYFWLWKLTKKDFYLNKLLNNPRINFYTLFAHEEKNIPFDIKTNIVFNSIKKPKYDQTNPWDVLKFWNEFRKRKDLFKFAKELDSNKSIALKALVLDKAYHYRKNIFITPNFYDDKNISFKAFVYAIARQESRFIPASVSRSYALGTMQMMPFLVRSMKGDIFNQFDYKENIYLGVKHLKWLFNKLKNPLMVSYAYNGGIGFVKRKVLPKFKYKGKFEPFLSMELVKYDESREYGKKVIANYIIYSHIFGDKNITLHKLLNIN, from the coding sequence ATGAAAAAAATAGTTCTTTTTATTCCTTTTTTTTTATTTGCACTTGATTTAAATTATCTTTTAAATAAGCCAAAAAGTTATGTAAGGGATTTTTATTTAACTGAATTTATGAAAGAGACAAACTCAATTGTTTTAGCATATAAAGCATATAATGCTCTTTACAAAAAAAGACCTTTTTTACATTTAAGAATTCTTTCAAAAAAATCTCCAATTTTTAAAGAAATTTATAGATGTGTTAATGTAAAAAAAGAGTATTTAAGAGAAGTTGATATTAGCTGTATTTTAAATAATGGTTTGTCGCTTAGAACTATTTCAAAATTAAATAATAGTGATTTATTGTATTTATATAAAAATTTAAAAGATGGTAAAGTAAAAAGTGCTGTTTTTTCATTTTTAAATAATGATTTTTCAAATATATTTAAGGATAGGGATTTAGGTTATTATTTTATTTTAAATTATCCAAATAAAAAAATAGACCAAGAAATAAAAGATTTTTCTATATTTGAAGATAAATATTTTTATCAATTTGTAAAAAGTGCAGTGTTAAATGATTTGGTATTAATTAGAATGTCTCTTAGTAAAAATTTAAATTATAAGCGGATGAATGATAAAGTGAAATGGTGGTTATTTTTAAATGAGATGAAATTTAAAAATTATGAAAAAGCTAAGAAGATTTTGAAAAGTATTAAAAAGAAAACTTCAAAAGAGTATTTTTGGCTTTGGAAACTAACTAAAAAAGATTTTTATTTAAATAAACTTTTAAATAATCCAAGAATTAATTTTTATACACTTTTTGCTCACGAAGAAAAAAATATACCTTTTGATATAAAAACTAATATCGTATTTAATAGTATTAAAAAACCAAAATATGACCAAACAAATCCTTGGGATGTTTTAAAGTTTTGGAATGAGTTTAGAAAAAGAAAAGATTTGTTTAAGTTTGCAAAGGAGCTTGATTCTAATAAGTCTATTGCATTAAAAGCTTTGGTATTGGATAAAGCATATCATTATAGAAAAAATATTTTTATTACTCCTAACTTTTATGATGATAAAAATATTTCATTTAAAGCATTTGTTTATGCAATTGCCAGACAAGAGAGTAGATTTATTCCTGCAAGTGTTAGTAGAAGTTATGCATTAGGAACGATGCAAATGATGCCCTTTTTAGTTAGGAGTATGAAAGGAGATATTTTTAATCAATTTGATTATAAAGAAAATATTTATCTTGGAGTTAAACACTTAAAATGGCTTTTTAATAAATTAAAAAATCCTTTAATGGTATCATATGCTTATAATGGTGGAATTGGTTTTGTCAAAAGAAAAGTTTTGCCTAAATTTAAATATAAAGGAAAGTTTGAGCCATTTTTAAGTATGGAATTAGTTAAATATGATGAAAGTAGAGAATATGGGAAAAAAGTTATAGCAAATTATATAATTTATTCCCATATTTTTGGAGATAAGAATATTACACTTCATAAACTATTAAATATTAATTAA
- a CDS encoding YggT family protein produces MNAFLISILQFINLIIGIYIWVVIIAALITWVQPNPYNPIVRFLWNVTEPVYRWIRRYIPTTFGGFDIAPIILILALQFLQILINNIIASLYQ; encoded by the coding sequence ATGAATGCATTTTTAATTAGTATTTTGCAATTTATAAATTTAATAATTGGAATATATATTTGGGTTGTAATTATTGCAGCCTTAATAACTTGGGTCCAACCAAATCCATACAATCCAATAGTTAGATTTTTGTGGAATGTAACAGAGCCTGTATATAGATGGATTAGGAGATATATTCCAACAACTTTTGGAGGTTTTGATATAGCTCCAATTATTTTAATTTTAGCTTTACAATTTTTACAAATATTAATTAATAATATTATAGCTTCATTATATCAATGA